The proteins below are encoded in one region of Knoellia sp. S7-12:
- a CDS encoding ABC transporter ATP-binding protein gives MCAVSAVEVVGLRRDVGAVRAVDDASWSAQSGAVTAVLGPNGAGKTTTMECLEGLQRPTAGTARVLGVDPWRAPAEHRARIGVMLQDGGLPVTTTARRLLRHVARLHRSPADVESLMTRLDLDRVSDRSIRRLSGGERQRVALAAALVGRPEVAFLDEPTAGLDPHARLEVWALISETARESAVVVTTHSFEEAERLADHVVIMNAGRVVAEGSLAEVCDGHPLEERYFALTAGGRR, from the coding sequence ATGTGCGCCGTGTCTGCAGTCGAGGTCGTGGGTCTGCGCCGAGATGTCGGCGCGGTGCGAGCCGTCGACGACGCATCGTGGTCCGCACAGTCTGGCGCAGTGACGGCAGTGCTCGGCCCCAACGGTGCAGGGAAGACCACGACGATGGAGTGCCTCGAGGGTCTGCAGCGCCCCACGGCGGGCACGGCTCGGGTCCTCGGGGTCGACCCGTGGCGGGCTCCGGCAGAGCATCGGGCTCGCATCGGCGTGATGCTTCAGGACGGCGGACTTCCGGTGACCACGACGGCGCGGCGACTGCTTCGGCACGTTGCTCGATTGCACCGATCCCCCGCCGACGTGGAAAGCCTCATGACCCGTCTCGACCTCGACCGGGTCTCGGACCGTTCGATCCGCCGGCTGTCCGGTGGCGAACGCCAACGTGTCGCCCTCGCGGCAGCCTTGGTCGGCCGCCCCGAGGTGGCGTTCCTCGACGAGCCAACGGCCGGGCTGGACCCGCACGCCCGGCTCGAGGTGTGGGCCCTCATCTCAGAAACAGCGCGCGAGTCAGCAGTGGTCGTGACGACACACTCGTTCGAGGAGGCCGAGCGCCTCGCCGACCACGTCGTCATCATGAACGCCGGCCGGGTCGTTGCCGAGGGCTCACTCGCCGAGGTCTGCGACGGGCACCCCCTCGAAGAGCGCTACTTCGCCCTCACTGCGGGAGGCCGGCGATGA
- a CDS encoding phosphatidylserine decarboxylase, which translates to MVTLDREAAPATAVAAVPALVAALAGRRGAALALGVLPAAVALFFRDPDRRPDHGAGTSSRGSVDADTVVAPADGKVMYSGPGQDGVAPEGEWQQVSIFLSAFDVHINRAPYGGTLREVTYRPGKWLAAYTHESAHLNERTDLVIEREVHGQTRVVHFRQIVGLMARRVVTRVAVGEELATGQRIGLMKFGSRMDVFVPPEVGLLVHAGQRVVAGETVIARWPSSVVPT; encoded by the coding sequence ATGGTCACCCTCGACCGCGAGGCCGCCCCGGCCACCGCCGTGGCAGCCGTTCCCGCCCTCGTGGCGGCCCTCGCCGGACGGCGGGGAGCGGCACTCGCCCTCGGTGTCCTGCCAGCTGCCGTGGCACTGTTCTTCCGCGACCCCGACCGTCGTCCGGACCATGGCGCCGGCACTTCGTCACGCGGCTCGGTTGACGCCGACACCGTCGTCGCACCGGCCGACGGCAAGGTCATGTATTCCGGTCCCGGCCAGGATGGCGTGGCACCGGAGGGGGAGTGGCAGCAGGTGAGCATCTTCCTGTCGGCCTTCGACGTGCACATCAACAGGGCGCCCTACGGCGGCACGCTGCGCGAGGTGACCTACCGCCCCGGCAAGTGGCTTGCGGCATACACGCATGAAAGTGCGCACCTGAACGAGCGCACCGACCTCGTCATTGAACGTGAGGTCCATGGGCAGACCCGAGTCGTCCACTTCCGGCAGATCGTGGGACTCATGGCCCGCCGCGTCGTCACGCGCGTCGCCGTGGGCGAAGAACTCGCGACCGGCCAGCGGATCGGCCTGATGAAGTTCGGCTCCAGGATGGACGTCTTCGTGCCACCAGAGGTCGGACTGCTCGTGCATGCCGGGCAGCGAGTGGTCGCCGGCGAGACCGTCATCGCCCGGTGGCCGTCCTCGGTCGTGCCCACGTGA
- the pssA gene encoding CDP-diacylglycerol--serine O-phosphatidyltransferase: MAVLGRAHVSDEAGRRRRFDRWRLISPSGAEVVSLRQLSKRERLRVTAPTLFTIVNMMSGLSSVLLAFRGEFTLAAILIAVSIVMDIADGGVARLVGATSPFGLQMDSLADLIAFGFAPAILVHTWALPDYPVLSWLAAFFWLGCAAFRLARFNVTVDPTADKRYFVGLPSPAAAAVIMATIFALNQPKAGGYDASLIVPVIVSFVPAVLMVTSIRFRSFRNLLAPTGRAGWITTGLAVLAVVVGLALSPGLTGLVIGYGYILQAPLGVLTAPLRERLLGPDSVAPRRERMPSVFLPDTDDDEDDGGDGDGDGGSDADADGNNR, from the coding sequence GTGGCCGTCCTCGGTCGTGCCCACGTGAGCGACGAGGCCGGGCGTCGCCGCCGCTTTGACCGCTGGCGGCTCATCTCGCCCAGCGGTGCCGAGGTCGTCTCGCTGCGTCAGCTGAGCAAACGTGAGCGCCTGCGCGTCACGGCGCCGACGCTCTTCACCATCGTCAACATGATGAGCGGCCTCTCGTCGGTGCTGCTCGCCTTCCGTGGGGAGTTCACGCTCGCCGCGATCCTCATCGCGGTCTCGATCGTCATGGACATCGCCGACGGTGGGGTGGCCCGTTTGGTCGGGGCGACGTCGCCGTTCGGTCTGCAGATGGACTCTCTGGCCGACCTCATCGCGTTCGGGTTCGCGCCAGCCATCCTCGTGCACACCTGGGCACTGCCGGACTACCCGGTGCTCTCCTGGCTGGCGGCGTTCTTCTGGCTGGGCTGTGCCGCCTTCCGGCTCGCGCGGTTCAACGTCACCGTCGACCCGACAGCGGACAAGCGCTACTTCGTCGGGCTGCCCAGCCCGGCGGCGGCGGCGGTCATCATGGCGACGATCTTTGCTCTCAACCAACCGAAGGCAGGCGGCTACGACGCCTCCCTCATCGTGCCGGTCATCGTGAGCTTCGTCCCGGCGGTGCTCATGGTGACGTCGATCCGGTTCCGGTCGTTCCGTAACCTGCTCGCACCCACGGGTCGAGCAGGGTGGATCACCACCGGCCTCGCCGTGCTGGCCGTCGTGGTGGGTCTGGCCCTCAGCCCAGGCCTCACCGGGCTCGTCATCGGCTACGGCTACATCCTCCAGGCGCCGCTCGGTGTCCTTACGGCACCGTTGCGGGAGCGCCTGCTCGGTCCTGACTCCGTGGCCCCCCGGCGCGAACGCATGCCATCGGTCTTCCTGCCGGACACGGACGATGATGAAGACGACGGCGGCGACGGCGACGGCGACGGCGGCAGCGACGCGGACGCCGACGGCAACAACCGCTGA
- a CDS encoding helix-turn-helix domain-containing protein: MNIPASTGVPLVLESRTRDRVLQAISEHGPVTATALADELSLTVPAVRRHLENLTESGLIDEREVAVASSRGRGRPARSFVLSEGGHQALDSDYDHLATEALRFLSAEVGEEAVRRFAESRVGLLEEKYAAELAAAGTDTAARVEALVAALTRDGFAASARPMGENHGAAKGSNAVSGLSGIQLCQGHCPVQDAAREFPQFCDAETDAFSRLLGVHVQRLATLAHGDHVCTTFVPTKSELSTEGSTR, from the coding sequence GTGAATATCCCGGCCAGCACTGGAGTGCCTCTGGTCCTCGAGTCGCGCACGCGCGACCGGGTCCTGCAGGCCATCAGTGAGCACGGCCCGGTGACCGCCACGGCACTGGCTGATGAGTTGAGCCTCACCGTCCCGGCCGTGCGGCGTCACCTCGAGAACCTCACCGAGTCCGGACTCATCGACGAGCGCGAGGTCGCGGTGGCCTCCAGCCGTGGTCGAGGTCGTCCGGCCCGCTCTTTCGTCCTCAGCGAGGGCGGTCACCAGGCGCTGGATTCCGACTACGACCACCTCGCGACCGAGGCCCTGCGTTTCCTGTCCGCCGAGGTGGGCGAGGAGGCGGTGCGGCGCTTCGCCGAGTCCCGCGTCGGTCTCCTCGAGGAGAAATATGCCGCAGAGCTCGCTGCGGCAGGCACCGACACTGCCGCTCGGGTCGAGGCCCTGGTCGCCGCGCTCACGCGCGACGGCTTCGCCGCGTCAGCACGCCCGATGGGTGAAAACCACGGGGCAGCAAAGGGATCCAACGCGGTCTCCGGACTGTCCGGCATACAGCTCTGTCAGGGTCATTGCCCGGTTCAGGACGCCGCCCGGGAATTTCCTCAGTTCTGTGACGCTGAAACGGACGCGTTCTCGCGCCTGCTCGGCGTGCACGTCCAACGACTCGCAACACTCGCGCACGGTGATCACGTGTGCACGACGTTCGTCCCCACCAAGTCTGAGCTTTCAACAGAAGGGTCCACGCGATGA